Proteins encoded together in one Bombus vancouverensis nearcticus chromosome 14, iyBomVanc1_principal, whole genome shotgun sequence window:
- the roh gene encoding reduction of Rh1 codes for MSGTQMKYPYSLAAKIRRFPFHHYMFVAKNGWVLRYWAISTILCLPLFYKFHKMSHAPENVKKWEELHKEQFSGKMHH; via the exons ATGTCTGGAACACAAATGAAGTACCCATATTCACTGGCTGCAAAAATTAGACGATTTCCATTTCATCATTACATGTTTGTAGCAAAGAATGGTTGGGTACTTAGATATTGGGCAATTAGTACAATACTTTGTTTACCTCTGTTCTATAAATTCCATAAAATGA GTCATGCTCCAGAAAATGTGAAAAAATGGGAAGAGCTCCACAAAGAGCAATTTTCTGGGAAAATGCatcattaa
- the Gnpnat gene encoding glucosamine 6-phosphate N-acetyltransferase — MSSIEERCLEDTEIELFNSSVLDRLSLSHIDGLLIRPLKSEDYDRGFLQLLAQLTEVGNINREQFLNRFHMMKNTGSYYIIVIEDINTEKVVATATLVVEQKFIHNCAVRGRLEDVVVNSKYRGKHLGKLVIKIILQLSRYLRCYKLSLDCKDHLIPFYESLGFKREPSNANYLNMRFPTENNTEQSHL, encoded by the exons ATGAGTTCTATAGAG GAAAGATGTCTTGAAGATACAGAGATCGAATTATTTAATTCGAGTGTATTGGATCGATTGTCCTTGTCACACATCGATGGTTTATTAATTAGGCCTTTAAAATCAGAAGATTATGATAGAG gTTTTCTTCAGCTCTTGGCTCAATTAACTGAAGTCGGAAATATCAATAGAGAACAATTTCTTA ATCGTTTTCATATGATGAAAAATACTGGTAGCTATTACATCATTGTAATAGAAGATATAAACACTGAAAAAGTAGTTGCAACTGCAACATTAGTTGTAGAACAAAAGTTTATTCACAATTGTGCAGTG AGAGGACGTTTAGAAGATGTGGTAGTAAATAGCAAATACCGTGGTAAGCATCTAGGAAAGTTggtaatcaaaattatattacaattgTCACGCTATTTACGATGCTATAAATTATCATTGGATTGTAAAGATCATCTTATACCATTCTATGAAAGTTTAGGCTTTAAACGCGAGCCTAGCAATGCCAATTATCTTAATATGAGATTTCCAACTGAAAACAATACAGAACAATCTCATTTATGA
- the yata gene encoding N-terminal kinase-like protein yata, translated as MWSFFSRDPTKDFSYEIGEPVSSLDDKSIWTLHRAKKKGSTGGEDVSVFVFECKTGNEHLLNIARSAVKRLKTLRHPSILAYLDSFETNKVIYLATERVETLYSRLIRKSDGDDESKRELYFSWGIFQITRALNFLNNDGNLRHNNVNLWTVFVNEESGEWKLGGVEYMTAVDTVYSVLPSTFQVYYPLDIKENVKPATKCSVDMWGLGCLIWETYNGPLTSNSQLKVTDKIPKQLQLIYRELISSNEEGRPNPADVIARCRSNGGFFKNDLVDALLFLEEIQMKERGEKGRFFSQLAGQLESFPDGVGRYKILPQLLAAFEFGDAGSAVLPPLLQLGCQLPDVEYQRRVVPCVVKLFASNDRATRLRLLQQLDRFVDHLQPATVNEAIFPQVAKGFLDTNAAIREQTIKSVVHLAPKLDYNNLNVETLRYFAKLQSKDEHGGIRTNTTVCLGKIAQHLHPQIRQKVLIGAFIRGTRDSFPPARAASILALAATQQYFLLQEVANRILPALCPLTTDVDKGVRDNAFRTIRGFLSKLERVSENPGLRESMEADVNTATPSLSNAAATWAGWAVTAVTAKFYRSQSDTPKSSNPHNISRILLNKPASLEQASSSQSSASTTATTSSATSMTSLDHDHEHDLQNATNANSDCDWDWDADNWGDMEEGPSSTSGHGLSNISPSCHSPKPNDQWTSLEEEPEEEAAQDVEDKNDSSEVGWEDSEFQPLEDFQPLEHTQSENAESTNTINGNTKLEEARRKREERKLARQRQMEAKRAIKLRNNVAAKKL; from the exons ATGTGGTCCTTCTTTTCAAGAGACCCCACCAAAGATTTTTCATATGAGATCGGTGAACCGGTTTCTAGTTTAGATGATAAGAGCATCTGGACACTGCATAGGGCTAAGAAAAAG GGTTCTACAGGAGGTGAAGATGTTTCAGTGTTCGTATTTGAATGTAAGACAGGCAATGAACATCTTTTGAATATAGCTCGTTCAGCGGTTAAAAGATTAAAAACACTTAGACATCCAAGTATACTTGCATATCTTGATAGTTTTGAG ACTAATAAAGTAATTTATTTAGCAACTGAACGTGTAGAAACTTTATATAGTCGACTGATAAGGAAATCTGATGGTGATGATGAATCTAAAAGGGAACTATATTTTTCTTGGGGAATATTCCAAATTACT AGAGCACTGAATTTTCTAAATAATGATGGTAACCTACGACACAACAATGTTAACTTATGGACTGTATTTGTTAATGAGGAAAGTGGAGAATGGAAACTTGGTGGAGTTGAATATATGACAGCAGTAGATACTGTTTACAGCGTATTACCATCAACATTCCAAGTATATTATCCTCTTGATATTAAGGAAAATGTAAAGCCAGCCACCAAATG ctCAGTTGACATGTGGGGACTTGGATGCCTGATCTGGGAAACATATAATGGTCCACTAACTTCAAATTCGCAACTTAAAGTCACTGATAAA ATTCCAAAACAATTGCAACTGATATATAGAGAATTGATCAGTAGCAATGAAGAAGGAAGACCGAATCCTGCAGATGTGATAGCACGTTGCCGCAGTAATGGtggattttttaaaaatgatcTAGTAGATGCGCTTTTATTCCTTGAGGAAATTCAAATGAAAGAAAGGGGAGAAAAGGGGCGATTTTTCTCACAACTTGCTGGTCAGTTGGAATCATTTCCGGATGGCGTTGGCAGGTATAAAATTTTACCACAATTATTGGCTGCCTTTGAATTTGGTGATGCTGGAAGTGCAGTATTACCTCCTCTATTACAACTTGGTTGCCAACTACCCGACGTCGAATATCAACGAAGAGTTGTACCATGTGTTGTCAAATTATTTGCATCCAATGATAGGGCAACAAGATTAAGATTATTGCAACAGCTAGATCGATTTGTTGATCATTTACAACCAGCAACAGTTAATGAAGCTATCTTTCCACAG GTAGCCAAAGGGTTTTTAGATACAAATGCTGCAATCAGGGAACAAACAATAAAATCTGTTGTACATTTAGCACCAAAATTAGATTATAACAATCTTAATGTGGAAACATTAAGGTATTTTGCTAAACTTCAGTCGAAAGATGAACATGGCGGCATACGTACTAATACTACAGTCTGTTTAGGAAAAATTGCTCAACATCTTCATCCTcaaattaggcaaaaa GTGTTAATTGGAGCATTTATTCGAGGTACACGAGATTCCTTTCCACCGGCTAGAGCGGCGAGTATTTTAGCATTAGCTGCAACGCAGCAATACTTTTTACTACAGGAAGTTGCAAATCGTATTTTACCAGCTCTGTGCCCACTCACTACAGATGTGGATAAGGGAGTAAGAGATAACGCATTCCGAACTATTCGTGGATTTCTATCAAAACTAGAAAGAGTATCGGAAAATCCAGGATTACGTGAATCTATGG AGGCTGATGTAAATACAGCTACACCAAGTCTTAGCAATGCAGCCGCAACATGGGCTGGCTGGGCTGTAACAGCAGTTACTGCCAAATTTTATCGCAGTCAATCGGATACACCTAAATCATCAAATCCGCATAACATATCTAGAATTTTACTAAACAAACCCGCCTCGTTAG AGCAAGCTAGCAGTTCGCAAAGTAGTGCTAGTACAACTGCCACGACAAGTAGTGCTACAAGTATGACGTCATTAGACCATGATCATGAACATGATTTACAGAATGCTACAAACGCAAATTCAGATTGTGATTGGGACTGGGATGCTGATAATTGGGGTGATATGGAAGAAGGACCTTCTAGTACATCAGGACATGGACTAAGTAATATTTCACCATCTTGTCATTCTCCTAAACCTAATGATCAGTGGACAAGCCTTGAAGAAGAACCA GAGGAAGAAGCAGCACAGGATGTAGAAGATAAGAATGATTCTTCTGAGGTAGGTTGGGAGGATTCAGAATTTCAGCCTCTGGAAGATTTTCAACCATTAGAACATACACAATCAG AAAATGCTGAAAGTACTAATACAATTAATGGAAACACTAAATTAGAAGAAGCAAGAAGAAAGCGTGAGGAGCGTAAATTAGCAAGACAAAGACAAATGGAAGCAAAGAGAGCGataaaattacgaaataatGTCGCTGCTAAAAAACTCtaa
- the LOC117156292 gene encoding GPI ethanolamine phosphate transferase 1, producing MNKVGPSLVTSYTFKSGKEYIVKIKVTAFKRCQRNLELTITDKYTAENWQSFYDAAYIENLTQKTGNYKHFDVFVAMLQSGLLKTSESITLDLLTFEDLQLLRARKLERSSCSNLNNTTNNRRYLILTYTVEFDRLSDFRKIEKMYNKKFNIVNNNYSFIIWGLAIHLILLWGVLDVNFHSPIIQELPNVPILRNAPAKRLVLFVADGLRFRTFIEAPPKFLKHIMTDIGAWGISHTRMPTESRPGIVAICAGLYEDPSAIFKGWKENPVDFDSVFNQSYLSWAWGSPDIIPMFTKGAGENVHGDSYPPEWQNFDIMHGQIWRLDSWVFDKYIDWLREDAHKVKNAERVVIFLHLLGCDTTGHTAKPHSRKYVDNMNYVDWKIEEVVQMTENFFGDNSTAYIFTSDHGMTDWGSHGSGSTDETETPLIVWGAGINAFNFRQNVEQVDITPLISSLIGAPIPINNEGVLPWQYLSTNNLKYINHALLNNLKQLTYQVKANHKMNCENNGLADWREIELDNKISTFDKDSETEDLNEKLKEIVNTIKLAKKSLLYFRQYQRTRFLLYLSIIWLGWIILLFFKITGVIRPRLNSFILLITNCVFIVLVTMILIMHKVSGCNNWRLPCYAFLTMISFWLATRSIIIYTVKLKVCKSKYYWTIITGIIFLLTIMFIGLTYRFALSIGMLFITLVQKIVLKSSQSLFFWTALSLAIFPLLPVVEPYPRVYIIILSICVVTLIVALKMHSRYRKAVEIFRLIVTGLIYLECIDGRSWISWMILSTTPLYIFTYPMQLKKRMQGIVLGLFCPLVLLSASYEPFFFIILALHLSCWSQFNVSSIQVYQSTKNPLTIEELLKAAIFMLYTLLCFFGTGNMASVSSFDPSWTRHFVTVFSPFTMFLLILLKLSIPLMLIGCTSHTLGSSSIFLGVLLLGDCLSLPLMYYVTPQGSWLDIGSAISRFTIAIFLPCLIVLLHYLSYPLITFSPNKHKFYINLKKDHIV from the exons ATGAACAAAGTTGGTCCATCTCTGGTGACAAGTTATACTTTTAAAAGTGGCAAAGAATACATTGTAAAGATCAAAGTTACTGCTTTTAAGAGATGTCAGCGTAATTTGGAGCTTACTATTACCGATAAATATACCGCCGAGAATTGGCAGTCTTTTTACGATGCTGCAT ACATTGAAAATTTGACGCAGAAAACGGGAAATTACAAACATTTTGATGTATTTGTGGCTATGCTCCAATCTGGATTGTTAAAA ACAAGCGAATCCATTACTCTGGATCTGCTGACATTCGAAGATTTACAATTGTTACGTGCCCGTAAACTTGAACGCAGTTCGtgttcaaatttgaataatacgACAAATAATCGTCGATATCTTATATTAACGTACACGGTAGAATTTGATAG GTTAAGTGATTTTCGAAA GATTGAAAAGATGTATAATAAAAAGTTCAATATAGTTAATAACAATTATTCATTTATAATATGGGGTCTGGCaatacatttaatattattatgggGTGTACTTGATGTAAACTTTCATTCTCCCATTATTCAAGAACTACCAAATGTACCAATTTTAAGAAATGCACCAGCGAAAAGATTGGTCTTATTTGTAGCAGATGGTTTAAGATTCAGAACCTTCATTGAAGCACCACCAAAATTTCTcaa ACACATAATGACAGATATAGGTGCTTGGGGTATATCTCATACAAGAATGCCAACAGAATCTAGACCAGGCATTGTTGCAATTTGTGCAGGATTATATGAAGATCCTAGTGCTATATTTAAAGGATGGAAAGAAAATCCTGTTGACTTTGATTCTGTTTTTAATCAGAGTTATCTCTCATGGGCATGGGGGAGTCCTGACATTATACCTATGTTCACAAAGG GTGCAGGAGAAAATGTACATGGCGATAGTTATCCTCCTGAATGGCAAAATTTTGATATAATGCATGGTCAAATTTGGCGTTTAGACTCTTGGGTGTTTGACAAATACATTGATTGGCTTAGAGAAGATGCCCACAAAGTTAAAAATGCTGAACGCGTTGTCATATTCCTTCATCTTCTTGGCTGTGATACCACAGGACATACAGCAAAACCTCATTCTAG AAAATATGTTGATAACATGAATTATGTTGATTGGAAAATAGAAGAGGTTGTACAAATGACAGAAAATTTTTTTGGAGATAATAGTACTGCATATATTTTCACATCTGATCATGGAATGACTGACTGGGGATCACATGGAAGTGGCTCTACAGATGAAACAGAAACACCATTAATTGTTTGGGGTGCAGGAATTAATGCATTTAATTTTCGTCAAAACGTAGAACAAGTTGATATCACACCACTGATTTCGTCTTTGATTGGTGCTCCAATTCCGATTAACAAcgaa GGTGTTTTACCATGGCAGTATTTAAGTACTAATAATCTTAAATACATAAATCATGCGCTGTTAAATAATTTGAAACAGTTAACTTACCAAGTAAAAGCAAATCATAAGATGAATTGTGAAAATAATGGATTAGCTGATTGGCGAGAGATAGAATTAGACAATAAAATTTCTACTTTCGATAAAGATTCTGAAACAGAAGATCTAAatgagaaattgaaagaaattgtTAATACAATTAAACTAGCTAAAAAGTCATTGTTATATTTTCGACAATACCAAAGAACaagatttttattatatttgtctATAATATGGCTAGGGTGGATAATACTGTTATTCTTTAAAATAACTGGAGTTATTCGGCCCCgtcttaattcttttattttattaataacaaattGTGTATTTATAGTTCTAGTAACTATGATACTTATCATGCATAAAG TTTCAGGTTGTAATAATTGGAGATTACCCTGTTATGCGTTTTTAACTATGATTTCTTTCTGGCTAGCTACTCGAAGTATAATTATATACACAGTAAAATTAAAAGTCTGTAAAAGCAAATATTATTGGACAATAATTACAGGAATAAtctttttattaacaataatgttcaTTGGCTTAACATATAGATTTGCTCTTAGTATAGGAATGTTATTTATTACTCTTGTTCAGAAGATAGTGTTAAAAAGTTCTCAGAGTCTATTTTTTTGGACAGCTTTGTCTCTAGCTATTTTTCCACTATTACCTGTTGTAGAACCATACCCTCGAGTTTACATCAT AATTCTTAGTATATGTGTTGTAACTTTAATAGTTGCATTAAAAATGCATTCAAGGTATAGAAAAGCAGTCGAAATTTTTCGACTGATAGTCACAGGACTAATATACTTAGAATGTATAGATGGCCGAAGTTGGATATCATGGATGATTTTATCAACGACaccattatatatttttacctaTCCTatgcaattaaaaaaaagaatgcaAGGAATCGTGTTGGGACTTTTCTGTCCACTTGTCTTATTATCTGCATCTTACGaacctttcttttttataattcttGCATTACATCTATCCTGTTGGTCACAATTTAATGTGTCTTCTATTCAAGTTTATCAAAGTACTAAAAATCCTTTGACAATAGAAGAGTTGCTTAAAGCAGCAATCTTT ATGCTATATACATTGCTGTGTTTCTTTGGAACAGGTAATATGGCGAGTGTCAGTTCGTTTGATCCGTCTTGGACTCGTCATTTCGTGACAGTTTTCTCTCCCTTTACAATGTTCCTGTTAATACTTTTAAAGCTAAGCATTCCTTTAATGTTAATTGGATGTACAAGTCACACACTTGGATCTTCAAGTATTTTTCTAGGAGTGCTTTTACTGGGAGACTGCTTATCTTTACCACTCATGTATTATGTTACTCCTCAAGGAAGTTGGTTAGATATTGGTAGTGCTATAAGTAGATTCACAATTGCAATTTTCCTTCCATGCCTTATAGTGTTATTGCATTATCTTTCATATCCTTTAATAACGTTCTCTCCaaataaacataaattttatattaatttaaaaaaggatcatattgtataa
- the LOC117156296 gene encoding optic atrophy 3 protein homolog has product MVVGVFPALKLGVLFVKQISKPLAKFLVNQAKNHPVFRTYFIIPPAQFYHWAEVKAKMYIMNLGKPTKVAKLNETMAIELGANLMGEVIIFSVAGGCLILEYNRQVAKEARKEEARLQQLQTFMDEIRNLNQVTSQQESQIQYLHEAIQELAKHTKYEVIAKPRVKETNLQMQQLNVDESQNGVKSKNEKPSIIERAILYYENNVKPEKFS; this is encoded by the exons ATGGTAGTGGGTGTTTTTCCAGCTCTCAAATTGGGGGTTTTATTTGTTAAACAAATTAGTAAGCCCCTGGCCAAGTTTCTTGTTAATCAAGCAAAAAATCATCCTGTGTTTAggacatattttattataccaCCTGCACAAT tTTACCATTGGGCAGAGGTAAAAGCTAAAATGTATATAATGAATCTTGGTAAGCCTACAAAAGTTGCAAAGTTGAATGAAACTATGGCTATAGAATTAGGAGCTAATTTGATGGGTGAGGTTATTATTTTTAGTGTTGCTGGTGGTTGTTTAATATTAGAATACAATCGCCAAGTAGCAAAAGAAGCAAGAAAAGAGGAAGCACGGCTTCAACAATTACAAACATTTATGGATGAGATTAGAAATTTGAATCAAGTGACATCTCAACAAGAAAGTCAGATTCAATATTTGCATGAAGCTATTCAGGAATTAGCAAAGCATACAAAGTATGAAGTGATTGCAAAGCCAAGAGTAAAGGAAACAAATTTACAAATGCAACAATTAAATGTTGATGAAAGCCAAAATGGTGTGAAATCAAAAAATGAGAAACCATCAATAATTGAACGtgctatattatattatgaaaataatgtaaaaccaGAAAAATTCAGTtaa
- the Sf3b2 gene encoding splicing factor 3B subunit 2, with product MENIAGNETQQIAHQMSSLMNMPPNNHGVPGIDPPKTLPSLLSLKVSPPSELQNQASSDDNGRDADSDSMKLPAALEQALAFKTERAKEVGADPNDIVSLGKSPNHETIGEDVSQLDDVILEPETTTEKIDVKTNKTKKKKKKKRKKHNGKEVENKKDNAENAKPKEDVPEIEYIQEIPTVNDLEPMYRQFARIFEAFKLTEPEPKSTEAEKGEPIGQYPPVTTLQTTGTVPSKVPPLDDFDDDANQQQQQQGTGENGAPRLSKRKLKRLTRLSVAELKQLVGRPDVVEMHDVTARDPKLLVQLKAHRNTVPVPRHWCFKRKYLQGKRGIEKPPFDLPDFIKRTGITEMRASLQERDDTRTLKAKMRERARPKLGKIDIDYQKLHDAFFKWQTKPRMTIHGDLYYEGKEFETRLKEKKPGELSDELRTALGMPVGPNCHKVPPPWLIAMQRYGPPPSYPNLKIPGLNAPIPEGCAFGYHAGGWGKPPVDETGRPLYGDVFGISRTPGGDNMDEEIDRGMWGEPESESSGDEDEDEDAEEGGEGEGEGKDGDGDASGLVTPGAEGLITPSGITSIPAGLETPETIELRKKKIESEMEGGDTPALYTVLQERRTEGLGASMMGSTHVYDMTGAAGGQAPPSVIAARRGVSGTTSDGRTEKDGAVELALDPSELDLDSEAMASRYEETMRSRQAHLRREDLSDMLQDHVQRQKSKRKRQQSQDSKASKKYKEFKF from the exons ATGGAGAATATAGCAGGAAATGAG ACTCAACAAATAGCTCATCAAATGTCATCTTTAATGAATATGCCTCCAAATAATCATGGAGTACCAGGAATAGATCCTCCAAAAACATTACCTAGTTTATTAAGTCTGAAAGTAAGTCCGCCAAGTGAATTACAAAATCAGGCTTCATCGGATGATAATGGTCGAGATGCAGACAGTGATTCCATGAAATTACCAGCAGCTTTAGAACAAGCTCTAGCTTTTAAAACTGAAAGAGCTAAAGAAGTGGGAGCAGATCCAAATGATATAGTTTCATTAGGAAAGTCACCAAATCATGAAACTATAGGAGAAGATGTATCTCAGTTAGATGATGTCATACTTGAACCTGAAACAACAACAGAGAAAATAGATGTGAAGACCAATAAGaccaaaaagaagaaaaagaaaaagaggaagaaacacAATGGAAAGGAGGTGGAAAATAAAAAGGACAATGCAGAAAATGCAAAACCAAAAGAAGATGTGCCAGAAATTGAATACATTCAAGAAATTCCAACAGTTAATGACTTAGAACCAATGTATCGTCAATTTGCCAGAATATTTGAGGCATTCAAACTAACTGAACCTGAACCAAAATCTACAGAGGCAGAAAAGGGAGAACCAATAGGACAGTACCCACCAGTGACAACATTACAAACAACAGGTACTGTACCAAGTAAAGTACCACCATTGGATGATTTTGATGATGATGCAAatcaacagcaacaacagcaagGAACTGGAGAGAATGGAGCTCCACGACTATCCAAGAGGAAACTGAAGAGGCTAACGCGTTTGAGTGTTGCAGAATTAAAACAACTTGTAGGACGACCAGATGTTGTAGAAATGCATGATGTTACTGCAAGGGACCCAAAACTTCTTGTACAACTAAAAGCCCACCGTAACACAGTGCCTGTACCCAGACACTGGTGtttcaaaaggaaatatttacaAGGAAAACGTGGTATAGAAAAGCCTCCTTTTGACTTACCAGATTTCATAAAACGCACAGGTATTACAGAAATGAGGGCAAGTCTTCAAGAACGAGATGATACACGTACGTTAAAAGCTAAAATGCGAGAAAGAGCAAGACCTAAGCTTGGCAAAATAGACATTGACTATCAGAAATTACATGATGCATTCTTTAAATGGCAAACTAAACCTCGTATGACTATTCATGGCGATTTATATTATGAGGGTAAAGAATTTGAAACTCGATTAAAGGAAAAGAAACCTGGAGAACTGTCTGATGAATTGCGTACTGCCCTTGGCATGCCAGTAGGGCCTAATTGTCATAAAGTACCACCTCCATGGTTAATTGCTATGCAGCGGTATGGACCACCACCAAGTTATCCCAACTTAAAGATACCTGGTTTAAATGCACCAATTCCGGAAGGATGTGCATTTGGTTATCATGCTGGTGGTTGGGGAAAGCCTCCCGTAGATGAAACAGGTAGACCTTTGTATGGAGATGTATTTGGTATATCTCGTACACCAGGTGGAGATAATATGGATGAAGAAATAGATAGAGGTATGTGGGGTGAACCTGAATCAGAATCTTCTGGagatgaagatgaagatgaagatgCAGAGGAAGGTGGAGAAGGTGAAGGAGAAGGAAAAGATGGAGATGGAGATGCGAGTGGTTTAGTTACACCTGGTGCAGAAGGATTAATAACACCTAGTGGAATAACATCAATTCCGGCGGGATTGGAAACTCCAGAAACAATAGAATtaaggaaaaaaaaaattgaaagcgAAATGGAAGGAGGTGATACTCCTGCTTTGTACACAGTTTTGCAAGAAAGACGAACAGAAGGTCTTGGAGCAAGCATGATGGGTAGTACGCATGTATATGATATGACTGGTGCAGCAGGAGGTCAAGCACCACCATCTGTAATTGCCGCACGACGTGGAGTAAGTGGGACAACATCAGATGGAAGAACGGAGAAAGATGGAGCTGTTGAATTAGCATTAGACCCAAGTGAATTAGACCTAGACTCTGAAGCAATGGCATCACGGTACGAAGAAACAATGAGGTCGCGACAAGCTCATTTAAGGAGAGAAGATTTATCAGACATGCTTCAAGATCATGTACAACGGCAAAAA AGTAAACGCAAACGGCAACAAAGTCAAGATTCGAAAGCCTCCAAGAAATACAAAGAATTCAAATTTTAa